One window from the genome of Vibrio vulnificus NBRC 15645 = ATCC 27562 encodes:
- a CDS encoding zinc transporter ZntB, protein MGFLIDHWDFSTTPASQPDNNFQTINANHWYHCERHHPDIRAWLLENQVPLSTVNHLLADETRPSFHRYDDDSFMLILRGVNMNENAVPEDMLSIRILYFNGTLISTRKTSSKAISEIREALVEQKGPAAIADLLLAIVDGLTGKMQHYLLDIEEQIEQFELDTDQIGDIIEVQKALLRIKRFIRPQQYAIADFAMAELSLLEKKQLMLNYALSNITRINETIDFFLGELALLKEQIQQLREDKISRNSYLFTLIASIFLPTSFLTGLLGINIGGIPGVESPLAFLWFCIGLVVIFAAEVLLLKRLKFW, encoded by the coding sequence ATGGGATTTTTGATCGATCACTGGGATTTTTCCACCACACCAGCAAGCCAGCCAGATAACAACTTTCAAACGATAAACGCGAATCACTGGTACCACTGTGAACGCCATCACCCAGACATTCGCGCTTGGTTACTCGAAAACCAAGTGCCACTTAGCACCGTGAACCATCTATTGGCCGATGAAACGCGCCCCTCTTTCCATCGTTATGACGACGACAGCTTTATGCTGATCTTACGTGGCGTCAATATGAATGAAAACGCTGTGCCGGAAGATATGCTCAGTATCCGAATTCTCTATTTCAATGGCACACTGATCTCCACACGCAAAACATCCTCCAAAGCCATTTCTGAAATTCGCGAAGCGCTTGTTGAGCAAAAAGGTCCCGCGGCGATTGCCGATCTTTTGCTGGCGATTGTCGATGGTTTAACCGGCAAAATGCAGCACTATCTGTTGGATATTGAGGAACAGATTGAGCAGTTCGAACTCGATACCGATCAGATTGGTGACATCATTGAAGTGCAAAAAGCGCTGTTGAGGATCAAGCGCTTTATTCGCCCGCAGCAATACGCCATTGCAGATTTCGCCATGGCCGAACTGAGTTTGTTGGAGAAAAAGCAGCTGATGCTCAATTACGCGTTGAGTAACATTACCCGCATTAACGAAACCATTGATTTCTTTCTGGGTGAACTGGCGCTGCTCAAAGAACAGATTCAGCAGTTACGCGAAGACAAAATCAGCCGCAACAGCTACTTGTTTACATTAATCGCCAGTATTTTCCTGCCTACCAGTTTTTTAACTGGCTTGCTTGGTATCAATATCGGTGGCATTCCGGGGGTAGAATCCCCGCTCGCCTTCTTGTGGTTCTGTATTGGATTGGTGGTCATTTTTGCCGCCGAAGTTTTACTACTCAAGCGGCTCAAATTCTGGTGA
- a CDS encoding MIP/aquaporin family protein, with translation MTNKKHTLFGECLAEFIGTGLLIFFGVGCVAALVLAGAQFGQWEISIVWGFGVSIAIYCTAGVSGAHINPAVTIALAAFHGFDKAKVVPYIIAQLLGAFCSAALVYTLYSNLFTDYEIAHNFVRSSQEALATAGIFSTYPHASLSFFGAFAVEFVITAVLMFAILALGDEHNGAPRGAMNPLLIGILIAVIGGSLGPLTGFAMNPARDFGPKLFAYFAGWDYALSGGRDIPYFIVPILAPIAGACFGGWLYPKAIAAYLPKVGSGCTIPNQCETEEEAKEARA, from the coding sequence ATGACTAACAAAAAACACACTCTTTTCGGAGAGTGCCTGGCCGAATTCATCGGTACAGGGCTACTTATATTTTTCGGTGTTGGCTGCGTGGCAGCACTGGTGCTTGCTGGTGCTCAGTTCGGCCAATGGGAAATCAGTATCGTTTGGGGCTTTGGTGTCTCGATCGCGATTTACTGTACGGCTGGGGTATCCGGCGCGCACATCAACCCCGCGGTCACCATTGCCTTAGCGGCATTCCACGGCTTCGATAAAGCGAAAGTGGTCCCTTACATCATCGCGCAGTTACTGGGCGCATTCTGCTCTGCGGCTCTGGTTTATACCCTCTACAGCAACTTGTTTACTGACTACGAGATCGCGCATAACTTTGTTCGCAGCAGCCAAGAAGCCCTTGCTACAGCAGGTATCTTCTCCACCTACCCACACGCTTCACTCTCCTTCTTTGGTGCGTTTGCGGTGGAATTTGTCATTACTGCGGTATTGATGTTTGCCATCCTCGCCTTAGGTGACGAGCACAATGGTGCACCACGTGGCGCTATGAACCCGCTGTTGATTGGTATCTTGATTGCGGTGATCGGTGGTTCATTAGGTCCACTAACGGGCTTCGCTATGAACCCAGCACGTGACTTCGGACCAAAACTGTTCGCTTACTTCGCAGGTTGGGATTATGCCCTAAGCGGTGGTCGAGACATTCCTTACTTCATCGTACCGATTTTGGCGCCGATTGCAGGTGCGTGTTTTGGTGGCTGGCTCTATCCAAAAGCGATTGCGGCATACTTACCGAAAGTAGGCTCAGGTTGCACCATTCCGAACCAATGTGAAACGGAAGAAGAAGCCAAAGAAGCACGCGCATAA
- a CDS encoding GNAT family N-acetyltransferase/peptidase C39 family protein gives MDFRVAKIADLDALNRLERELFVGDRIAPRQMKRFIQSEHAVLLVADNGQQLAGYALLLFHQGTQLSRLYSIAVRPEFRGQKIAQSLIELCEQSAIEQGFTTLRLEVREDNSAAINLYKKLGYQKLKILIHYYDDLSDGIRMQKRLAHYGPKTLLPMPLYVQTTPFTCGAACLLMAFAHHDASFQPSRKLELQLWREATTIFMAAGHGGCSGHGLALAAARRGYTVELWSHAKSTPFIDSVRDENKKQVIEIVHQDFCQQLEEYPVSTIEAPPSQSQLEEWISMGASVLLLISTYRFNGSKEPHWVLLSGMSERFFFIHDPHAESEEEAMASAHVTVSKKALSQIIGFGKQKHTACVVIHPDRVKV, from the coding sequence ATGGATTTTCGTGTCGCGAAAATTGCCGATCTTGACGCGTTAAACCGATTGGAAAGGGAACTTTTCGTCGGTGATAGAATTGCACCAAGACAAATGAAGCGTTTTATCCAATCTGAACATGCCGTTTTGTTGGTGGCAGATAATGGCCAACAGCTCGCGGGGTATGCACTGTTACTTTTTCATCAAGGAACACAACTCTCAAGATTGTATTCGATTGCCGTTAGACCTGAATTTCGGGGGCAGAAGATTGCTCAGTCACTGATTGAACTCTGTGAGCAGTCAGCCATCGAACAGGGTTTCACTACATTACGCCTAGAAGTTCGTGAAGACAATAGTGCCGCAATAAATTTGTACAAAAAGCTTGGTTATCAAAAGCTTAAAATCCTTATTCACTATTATGATGACTTGAGTGATGGGATCCGAATGCAGAAGCGTTTGGCGCATTATGGGCCCAAAACTTTGCTGCCTATGCCACTCTACGTACAGACCACGCCTTTTACTTGTGGTGCGGCTTGTTTGCTGATGGCGTTTGCCCATCACGACGCCAGTTTTCAGCCATCACGCAAGCTAGAGCTGCAGCTTTGGCGTGAAGCGACCACCATTTTTATGGCCGCAGGGCACGGTGGGTGCAGCGGGCATGGTTTGGCGTTAGCGGCTGCACGCCGAGGTTACACGGTAGAGCTGTGGAGTCATGCGAAATCGACGCCGTTCATTGATAGTGTACGTGACGAAAACAAGAAGCAAGTGATTGAAATTGTGCATCAGGATTTCTGTCAGCAGTTAGAAGAATACCCCGTGAGCACCATTGAAGCGCCGCCATCGCAAAGCCAGTTGGAAGAATGGATCAGTATGGGCGCGAGCGTGTTGCTGCTGATCAGCACCTATCGATTTAATGGCAGCAAAGAGCCACACTGGGTGCTGCTAAGTGGCATGAGTGAGCGTTTTTTCTTTATTCACGATCCCCACGCGGAATCGGAAGAAGAGGCGATGGCATCTGCGCACGTGACGGTCAGTAAAAAAGCGTTGTCGCAAATTATCGGTTTTGGCAAGCAAAAGCACACGGCCTGTGTGGTTATCCACCCAGACCGCGTAAAAGTGTAA
- a CDS encoding YebG family protein, with the protein MAVIVKYVVERNGEEKMTFTSKAEADAYDKMLDMADELFDLLGKSDLLEDEGKQEDLAMFLAQNKEELLYALGAKRRPTPKKEKKLAAVADDAAGEDESAEDAA; encoded by the coding sequence ATGGCTGTTATCGTCAAGTACGTGGTAGAACGCAACGGAGAAGAGAAAATGACTTTTACCTCTAAAGCGGAAGCTGACGCATACGACAAAATGCTGGATATGGCAGATGAGCTTTTCGACTTACTAGGTAAAAGCGATCTTCTTGAAGATGAAGGCAAACAAGAAGACTTGGCGATGTTCCTCGCTCAGAACAAAGAAGAGCTTCTTTACGCGCTAGGCGCAAAACGCCGCCCAACGCCGAAAAAAGAAAAGAAGCTAGCCGCGGTTGCTGATGACGCAGCCGGCGAAGATGAATCAGCAGAAGACGCCGCTTAA
- a CDS encoding DeoR/GlpR family transcriptional regulator has translation MKQIPRHQQIIEMVKKQGYVSTDELVEKFNVSPQTIRRDLNELADANKIRRYHGGATIPLSSENTSYSTRKKEHFTEKDLIAEELVQHIPDGATLFIDIGTTPEAVAKALNKNHKQLRVVTNNINVASILLSNPEIKVILAGGEVRNRDGGIVGEATLDFIKQFRLDFGILGISGIDYDGSLLDFDYHEVRVKQAIIENSRSVYLAVDHSKFGRNAMVKLGNISQINMLITNEQPPEEITAILKEQQIPCVVAGE, from the coding sequence GTGAAACAGATTCCAAGACACCAACAAATTATCGAGATGGTGAAAAAACAAGGCTACGTGAGTACCGACGAGCTAGTCGAGAAGTTCAATGTCAGCCCACAAACCATTCGCCGCGATCTGAATGAGCTTGCCGATGCAAACAAAATTCGCCGCTACCATGGTGGAGCAACTATCCCACTCAGTTCAGAGAACACCTCTTACTCCACGCGCAAAAAAGAACATTTCACCGAAAAAGATTTGATTGCCGAAGAGTTGGTGCAGCACATTCCCGATGGCGCAACGCTGTTTATTGATATCGGCACTACACCAGAAGCGGTGGCCAAAGCTCTGAATAAAAACCACAAGCAGCTGCGCGTTGTCACCAACAACATCAACGTTGCCAGTATTTTGCTGAGCAATCCTGAGATTAAAGTGATTCTTGCCGGCGGCGAAGTTCGCAACCGTGATGGCGGTATCGTCGGTGAAGCAACACTCGACTTCATCAAGCAGTTCCGTTTGGACTTCGGCATTCTTGGCATCAGTGGCATCGATTACGATGGCTCACTACTCGATTTCGACTACCATGAAGTGCGTGTGAAACAAGCCATCATCGAAAACAGTCGCAGCGTGTATCTGGCCGTTGACCACAGTAAATTTGGCCGCAATGCGATGGTCAAGCTGGGGAATATTTCGCAAATCAATATGCTGATCACCAATGAACAGCCACCAGAAGAGATCACGGCGATTTTGAAAGAGCAGCAGATCCCTTGCGTTGTCGCCGGCGAATAA
- the glpD gene encoding glycerol-3-phosphate dehydrogenase encodes MKNNSSTPTSTLDILVVGGGINGAGIAADAAGRGLSVALFEAKDFASATSSASSKLIHGGLRYLEHYEFRLVSEALAEREVLIKKAPHIAFPMRFRLPHRSYLRPAWMIRCGLFLYDHLGKRTTLPSSHKVNLAETGLLKDEMKIGFEYSDCWVDDARLTLLNAISAKRNGAEVRNYCKVSKAERVDGLWKVTIEDQQNGEQFVRYAKALVNAAGPWVKQFYDDSLDGPSPRNIRLIKGSHIVVPRVHPDPQAYILQNNDGRIVFVIPYLDKFSIVGTTDVEYTGDPRHVAISEQEVDYLIDIVNQHFVHQLSKQDVVWTYSGVRPLCDDESDSPQAITRDYTIELEQELDQAPLLSIFGGKLTTYRKLAESAMRKLAPYFDNMGTPWTAQQTLPGGDFSCTREQLAHALRQQYPWLSATLAFRYVCQYGSDARQLLAGAEEVSAMGIELAPEVYQRELDYLMAHEFAQCSEDILWRRTKLGLYLTPEQVQSVENYIAKKHAAAQSPQLQQAS; translated from the coding sequence ATGAAGAACAACTCCTCCACACCTACATCAACACTCGACATCTTGGTTGTCGGGGGCGGTATCAATGGCGCAGGCATCGCAGCAGATGCGGCAGGACGTGGCCTTAGCGTCGCACTTTTTGAAGCCAAAGATTTTGCCTCGGCGACCTCTTCAGCCAGCTCGAAACTGATCCATGGTGGTTTGCGCTATTTGGAACATTATGAGTTTCGTTTGGTCTCGGAAGCTCTGGCAGAGCGCGAAGTGCTGATCAAAAAAGCGCCGCACATTGCCTTTCCAATGCGTTTTCGCTTGCCGCACCGCTCCTATCTTCGCCCCGCGTGGATGATTCGTTGCGGGCTGTTTTTGTATGATCACTTAGGTAAGCGCACCACACTGCCTAGCAGCCATAAGGTGAACCTTGCTGAAACCGGGCTGCTGAAAGACGAAATGAAAATTGGCTTTGAGTATTCCGATTGTTGGGTCGACGATGCTCGCCTCACGTTATTGAATGCCATCAGTGCCAAACGCAATGGCGCAGAAGTGCGTAATTACTGCAAAGTGAGCAAAGCTGAGCGTGTTGACGGCCTTTGGAAAGTCACCATTGAAGATCAGCAAAATGGTGAGCAGTTTGTGCGTTACGCCAAAGCCTTGGTCAACGCCGCGGGCCCTTGGGTGAAACAATTTTACGATGACAGTTTAGATGGCCCATCACCACGCAACATTCGTTTGATCAAAGGCTCTCACATTGTCGTGCCACGCGTACATCCCGATCCGCAAGCTTACATCCTGCAAAACAACGATGGGCGGATTGTGTTTGTGATTCCTTATTTGGATAAATTCTCAATTGTCGGCACAACGGATGTCGAATACACCGGTGACCCTCGCCACGTGGCGATATCAGAACAGGAAGTTGACTACTTAATTGATATTGTTAATCAGCATTTTGTCCATCAACTGAGCAAACAAGATGTGGTGTGGACTTACAGCGGCGTCCGCCCGCTGTGCGATGATGAATCCGATTCACCACAAGCAATCACACGTGATTACACCATCGAGCTGGAACAGGAGCTCGACCAAGCTCCGCTGCTCTCTATTTTCGGTGGCAAACTGACGACATATCGCAAGTTGGCGGAGTCTGCCATGCGTAAACTCGCCCCTTATTTTGACAATATGGGCACACCGTGGACGGCACAGCAAACACTTCCCGGCGGTGATTTTAGCTGTACACGTGAGCAACTCGCCCACGCGTTACGCCAACAATATCCTTGGTTGAGTGCAACCTTAGCCTTCCGTTATGTCTGCCAATACGGCAGCGATGCACGCCAATTGCTCGCGGGGGCAGAAGAGGTATCAGCGATGGGTATCGAACTTGCCCCAGAGGTTTACCAGCGAGAACTGGATTACCTGATGGCGCATGAATTTGCGCAATGCAGTGAAGATATTTTATGGCGTCGAACCAAACTGGGCCTCTACCTCACCCCAGAGCAAGTACAAAGCGTGGAAAACTACATTGCAAAAAAGCATGCCGCCGCTCAGTCGCCTCAGTTACAACAGGCGAGCTGA
- the dapD gene encoding 2,3,4,5-tetrahydropyridine-2,6-dicarboxylate N-succinyltransferase, which produces MAFFSLAFGTATKNRDGKIIEAFFPNPVLNPSEALVNALAAVAGYEQGNQAIEISAAQSAELAAAFEANGDAANASFAAKAAESAQPLVLVILATDEQPQSVAEGFLKLQLISNRLVQPHGTVLDGIFGLLHNIAWTNEGPIDLPELAERQIEARLAGRVLTVDCVDKFPKMVDYVVPTGVRIADTSRVRLGAHVGEGTTVMHEGFINFNAGTTGVSMVEGRISAGVVVGNGSDIGGGASIMGTLSGGGKVVVSIGENSLLGANAGLGFPLGDRCTVESGLYVTAGSKVRMLDSTGQEVEMVKARDLAGVSDLLFRRNSVTGQIECLANKTAVELNSELHKNN; this is translated from the coding sequence ATGGCTTTCTTTTCTCTCGCCTTTGGTACAGCAACCAAAAACCGCGACGGCAAAATCATCGAAGCGTTTTTTCCAAACCCTGTTCTTAACCCAAGCGAGGCGCTAGTCAACGCTCTAGCAGCCGTTGCGGGCTACGAGCAAGGCAACCAAGCTATCGAGATCTCTGCGGCGCAAAGTGCAGAACTGGCAGCAGCGTTTGAAGCAAATGGTGATGCAGCAAACGCCTCTTTCGCAGCAAAAGCGGCAGAGTCAGCACAACCACTGGTACTGGTTATTCTTGCTACTGACGAGCAGCCACAAAGCGTTGCTGAAGGTTTCCTAAAACTGCAACTCATCTCTAACCGCCTAGTTCAACCACACGGTACCGTACTGGACGGCATTTTCGGTCTACTGCACAACATCGCATGGACCAACGAAGGTCCAATCGATCTACCTGAACTGGCAGAACGCCAAATCGAAGCGCGTTTAGCTGGCCGTGTCCTCACTGTCGATTGCGTCGACAAGTTCCCTAAAATGGTGGATTACGTGGTACCAACAGGCGTGCGTATCGCCGACACGTCTCGCGTACGTCTTGGCGCTCACGTTGGTGAAGGCACAACTGTCATGCACGAAGGCTTCATCAACTTCAACGCGGGTACCACTGGCGTAAGCATGGTTGAAGGCCGCATCTCTGCGGGTGTTGTTGTCGGTAACGGTTCTGACATTGGGGGTGGTGCATCGATCATGGGTACCCTATCTGGCGGCGGTAAAGTGGTCGTGTCTATTGGTGAAAATTCACTACTTGGTGCAAACGCAGGTCTTGGTTTCCCATTGGGTGATCGCTGTACGGTAGAATCTGGCCTTTACGTAACCGCTGGCTCTAAAGTACGCATGCTTGATTCCACAGGCCAAGAAGTCGAAATGGTTAAAGCGCGCGATTTAGCAGGTGTATCTGACCTACTGTTCCGTCGCAACTCAGTGACGGGCCAAATTGAATGCTTGGCGAACAAAACTGCGGTAGAGCTCAACAGCGAGCTGCACAAAAACAACTAA
- the glpK gene encoding glycerol kinase GlpK, producing the protein MTEQKYIVALDQGTTSSRAVVLDHDANIVSVSQREFTQIYPQAGWVEHDPMEIYATQSSTLVEALGKKGIRSDQVAAIGITNQRETTIVWNKETGKPVYNAIVWQCRRTADICEDLKARGLESYIRENTGLVLDPYFSGTKVKWILDNVEGAREDAEAGKLLFGTVDTWLVWKMTQGRVHVTDYTNASRTMLFNINDLCWDSKLLEEMGIPASMMPEVKRSSEIYGQTNIGGKGGTRIPISGIAGDQQAALYGQMCVEAGQAKNTYGTGCFLLMNTGQEKVTSRNGLLTTLACGPKGEPAYALEGAVFMGGASIQWLRDELKLISDAHDSEYFATKVDTSNGVYVVPAFTGLGAPYWDAYARGTIVGLTRGVNSNHIIRATLEGIAYQTRDVLDAMQADSGIKLSALRVDGGAVANNFLMQFQSDVLDTEVHRPKVTEVTALGAAYLAGLAVGYWNSIDELQGKAEIDRSFLPHQDEEKRSRRYKGWKRAVKCAQTWSELRDLED; encoded by the coding sequence ATGACTGAGCAGAAGTACATCGTTGCACTGGACCAAGGCACCACCAGCTCTCGTGCTGTGGTTTTAGATCACGACGCGAACATCGTTTCTGTCTCCCAGCGCGAGTTCACTCAGATTTACCCACAAGCAGGCTGGGTAGAACATGATCCAATGGAAATTTACGCGACTCAGAGCTCTACACTCGTTGAAGCACTGGGTAAAAAAGGCATCCGCAGCGACCAAGTGGCTGCCATCGGTATCACCAACCAACGTGAAACCACCATCGTTTGGAACAAAGAAACAGGCAAGCCTGTTTACAACGCCATTGTTTGGCAGTGCCGTCGTACTGCCGACATCTGTGAGGACCTAAAAGCGCGCGGATTGGAATCTTACATCCGCGAAAACACGGGTCTTGTACTTGACCCTTACTTCTCGGGCACCAAAGTAAAATGGATTCTCGATAATGTTGAAGGGGCACGTGAAGACGCCGAAGCGGGCAAACTGCTGTTTGGTACCGTTGATACTTGGCTGGTCTGGAAGATGACCCAAGGCCGCGTGCACGTCACTGACTACACCAATGCCTCCCGCACCATGCTGTTCAACATCAATGACCTATGTTGGGATAGCAAACTGCTCGAAGAAATGGGCATCCCAGCGTCGATGATGCCAGAAGTAAAACGCTCATCGGAAATTTACGGCCAAACCAACATTGGTGGTAAAGGCGGTACGCGTATTCCTATCTCAGGCATTGCGGGTGACCAACAAGCGGCTCTGTACGGCCAAATGTGTGTCGAAGCAGGCCAAGCGAAAAATACCTACGGAACGGGTTGCTTCTTGCTGATGAACACCGGACAAGAGAAAGTGACCTCACGCAACGGTTTGTTGACCACACTAGCGTGTGGACCAAAAGGCGAGCCTGCCTACGCACTGGAAGGGGCGGTCTTTATGGGCGGCGCTTCGATTCAGTGGCTGCGTGATGAGCTGAAACTGATTTCCGATGCGCATGATTCCGAATACTTCGCCACAAAAGTGGACACATCAAACGGCGTGTATGTGGTGCCAGCCTTTACGGGTTTAGGCGCACCGTACTGGGATGCCTATGCTCGTGGTACCATCGTTGGCCTAACTCGTGGCGTCAACTCAAACCACATCATCCGCGCAACGTTAGAAGGCATTGCCTATCAAACCCGTGATGTACTGGACGCCATGCAAGCAGACTCTGGCATTAAGCTCTCTGCTCTACGCGTAGATGGCGGCGCTGTCGCCAACAACTTCCTCATGCAGTTCCAATCTGATGTGCTTGATACCGAAGTGCATCGTCCAAAAGTCACTGAAGTGACCGCACTGGGCGCTGCGTACCTAGCGGGCTTGGCCGTGGGTTACTGGAACAGCATTGATGAGCTTCAAGGCAAAGCAGAGATCGACCGCAGCTTCCTTCCTCATCAAGATGAAGAGAAACGCAGCCGACGCTATAAAGGCTGGAAACGTGCAGTCAAATGTGCGCAAACTTGGTCTGAATTGCGCGATCTCGAAGATTAA
- a CDS encoding RimK family protein produces MANLLIVTDQTSDWQQYFPSEQVVDVAQYLDSDWQHNQRSVQVVNLCRDYGYMSSGYYCSLMAGARGHRVIPTVTAINDITQPLLISSGFLKLGKLAKDQESISCKIYFGRTEHKGLEKLARRLFEQFMVPVIELKMTKNQHNWQVDSVAPFPFQELNDTEENFFIESLELFSNKIWRKPKQEKKYRYDIAMLIDEEEKMPPSCPQALKRFKRAASRLGMNLETISKDEISRLGEFDGLFIRSTTNISNFTYRFAKTAEKLGLIVMDDSESIMKCTNKVFLTELLKNNKVPAPASVILKNFDPEWKSDLLNELDFPMVLKIPDGAFSRGVVKVRNEEELEKEAAALFEKSELILAQAFMPTDFDWRIGILNRQAIFSCKYMMSRGHWQIYQHHNSGRVSSGGFETLDLKQVPKNVVDVALKAANLIGNGLYGVDLKEVDGQVYVIEVNDNPSIDHHVEDAFLGDLLYDRVMTEFLRRIQMRGF; encoded by the coding sequence ATGGCAAATCTTTTAATTGTGACTGACCAAACTAGTGATTGGCAGCAGTATTTCCCATCTGAACAAGTGGTTGATGTTGCCCAGTATCTCGACAGTGACTGGCAACACAATCAACGTAGCGTACAGGTGGTGAACCTGTGTCGCGATTATGGTTACATGAGCAGCGGTTACTATTGTTCACTGATGGCTGGTGCACGTGGTCATCGAGTCATTCCGACGGTGACCGCCATTAATGACATCACTCAGCCTCTACTGATTTCATCTGGTTTTCTCAAACTGGGTAAGTTGGCGAAAGATCAAGAGAGCATCAGTTGTAAGATCTACTTTGGTCGTACTGAGCACAAAGGTTTAGAGAAACTTGCCCGTCGTCTGTTTGAACAGTTTATGGTGCCCGTCATTGAGTTAAAAATGACCAAAAACCAGCATAATTGGCAAGTTGACTCTGTTGCGCCGTTTCCTTTCCAAGAACTTAACGATACGGAAGAGAACTTCTTTATCGAGTCACTGGAACTGTTCTCCAACAAGATTTGGCGTAAACCCAAACAAGAGAAAAAATATCGTTACGACATCGCGATGCTGATTGATGAAGAGGAAAAAATGCCCCCTTCATGCCCACAAGCGTTGAAACGCTTTAAACGTGCAGCATCGCGCTTAGGGATGAACTTAGAGACCATCTCTAAAGATGAAATTTCTCGTTTGGGTGAGTTTGATGGCTTGTTTATTCGTAGCACCACCAACATCAGTAACTTCACCTACCGTTTTGCTAAAACCGCGGAAAAACTGGGCCTAATCGTGATGGACGACTCTGAGTCGATCATGAAGTGCACCAACAAAGTCTTTCTCACTGAGTTGCTGAAAAACAACAAAGTGCCCGCGCCAGCGAGCGTTATTTTGAAAAACTTTGACCCAGAATGGAAAAGTGATCTGCTCAATGAGCTGGATTTCCCAATGGTGTTGAAGATTCCAGACGGCGCATTCTCACGTGGCGTGGTGAAGGTACGTAACGAAGAAGAGTTGGAAAAAGAAGCGGCAGCGCTGTTTGAAAAAAGTGAGCTAATTTTGGCACAAGCCTTTATGCCAACTGACTTTGACTGGCGTATTGGTATTTTGAACCGCCAAGCGATTTTCAGCTGTAAGTACATGATGAGTCGCGGCCATTGGCAGATCTACCAACACCACAATAGTGGCCGAGTGTCGTCCGGTGGTTTTGAAACCTTGGATTTGAAACAAGTGCCGAAAAACGTGGTTGATGTGGCGCTCAAAGCCGCCAACTTGATTGGTAACGGTCTGTATGGTGTTGACCTCAAAGAAGTGGATGGCCAAGTGTATGTCATCGAAGTCAATGACAACCCAAGTATTGATCATCACGTTGAAGATGCTTTCCTTGGCGATTTGCTCTACGACCGTGTGATGACCGAGTTCTTACGCCGCATTCAAATGCGCGGGTTTTAA